From a region of the Acidobacteriota bacterium genome:
- a CDS encoding ABC transporter ATP-binding protein, translated as MNQVTEGLRVTKLTKTYPGGIRALDAVDLTVEPGLYGLLGPNGAGKSTLMRTLATLQQPDSGSITLDGVDVLADPDYVRRRLGYLPQHIGTYPTVTGRQLLDRFAWLKGRTDKAERRREVAQLLERVNLREDADRAVATYSGGMLRRFGIALALAGNPRLLIVDEPTAGLDPAERSRFHRVLADIAADNIVLLSTHIVDDVESLCERLSILAGGRIVAEGTPGALTAPLEGRLWSRVVPRGEALPEPALHISATPAGSLVIVEAASAPGEAWAPQTPRLEDVYHAAIAHAGVQDEEAVA; from the coding sequence ATGAACCAAGTCACCGAAGGTCTTCGGGTAACGAAACTGACCAAGACGTATCCGGGCGGCATCCGCGCCCTCGACGCCGTCGATCTCACGGTGGAACCGGGCCTCTACGGACTGCTCGGTCCAAACGGCGCCGGCAAGAGCACCTTGATGCGGACGCTTGCCACACTGCAGCAGCCCGACAGCGGGTCGATCACGCTGGACGGGGTCGACGTGCTGGCCGATCCGGACTACGTGCGGCGCCGTTTGGGGTACCTGCCACAACACATCGGCACCTACCCGACCGTCACGGGCCGCCAGCTCCTCGATCGGTTCGCCTGGCTGAAGGGCCGGACCGACAAGGCCGAACGCCGGCGCGAGGTCGCGCAACTCCTCGAGCGCGTGAACCTCCGCGAGGACGCCGACCGCGCCGTCGCCACCTACTCCGGGGGAATGCTGCGCCGCTTCGGCATCGCGCTCGCCCTCGCCGGAAACCCGCGCCTGCTCATCGTCGACGAGCCGACAGCCGGCCTCGATCCTGCGGAACGGAGCCGTTTCCACCGGGTGCTGGCCGACATCGCGGCCGACAACATCGTCCTCCTGTCGACGCACATCGTCGACGACGTGGAAAGCCTCTGCGAGCGGCTGTCCATCCTCGCCGGTGGGCGAATCGTCGCCGAGGGCACCCCCGGCGCCCTGACTGCGCCGCTCGAAGGCCGCCTTTGGTCGCGCGTCGTGCCCCGTGGTGAAGCCCTGCCGGAACCGGCACTGCACATCTCGGCGACCCCGGCGGGCTCGCTGGTCATCGTCGAAGCCGCGAGCGCCCCGGGTGAAGCCTGGGCCCCGCAAACGCCGCGTCTGGAGGATGTCTACCACGCGGCGATCGCGCACGCCGGCGTGCAGGATGAGGAAGCGGTGGCGTGA
- a CDS encoding class I SAM-dependent methyltransferase, translated as MAKRVPVDLGPVQETLLIPLLGRARETEQPRGLLHDRRACEIVRELDYDFTKWEGKRSIKGAVLRARMFDRYVEDFLAQHPAGTVVEIGCGLDTRFDRVDNGQVRWFDLDLPDTIALRRRFFDDEPRRTILAASVLDDAWMDSVAATGGPWMFVAEAVLIYLDAPDARRALLGLARRFPGAWIAFDTMASRIVDTQHRHDAMRHLSRESWCRWKCDDPREIESWGANLRLVASKTFLDADHDLLDRLPLGLRLMARFAPFLLRQARLYRLNLATVIA; from the coding sequence ATGGCGAAGCGGGTACCCGTGGATCTCGGTCCGGTGCAGGAGACCCTGCTGATTCCTCTTCTGGGCCGGGCTCGCGAAACGGAACAGCCACGCGGCTTGCTGCACGATCGGCGAGCGTGCGAGATCGTACGGGAGCTCGACTACGACTTCACGAAGTGGGAGGGCAAGCGCAGCATCAAGGGGGCCGTGCTTCGCGCGCGCATGTTCGACCGCTATGTCGAGGACTTCCTGGCCCAACATCCCGCGGGCACGGTAGTCGAGATCGGCTGCGGGCTCGACACGCGGTTCGATCGGGTCGACAACGGCCAGGTACGGTGGTTCGACCTCGACCTCCCGGACACCATCGCCCTGCGGCGGCGCTTCTTCGACGACGAACCGCGACGGACGATTCTCGCCGCCTCCGTTCTCGACGACGCGTGGATGGACTCGGTAGCAGCAACCGGCGGCCCGTGGATGTTCGTCGCCGAGGCGGTGCTGATCTATCTCGACGCGCCGGATGCGAGGCGCGCCCTCCTCGGGCTGGCGCGGCGCTTCCCCGGGGCCTGGATTGCCTTCGACACGATGGCGTCCCGGATCGTCGACACGCAGCACCGGCACGACGCCATGCGGCACCTCTCGCGAGAAAGCTGGTGCCGCTGGAAATGCGACGATCCCCGCGAGATCGAGTCGTGGGGCGCAAACCTGCGGCTCGTGGCATCGAAGACCTTCCTGGACGCCGACCATGACCTTCTGGATCGGCTCCCCCTGGGGCTGCGCCTGATGGCCCGGTTCGCCCCGTTTCTGCTGCGGCAGGCAAGGCTCTATCGGCTGAACCTGGCCACGGTCATTGCGTAA
- a CDS encoding ABC transporter permease subunit produces MIRHIVRKEFTDVIRDGRFRWCAALVGALLLVSLGHGWVQARQAQQELAAAQATARDHWESQGEKNPHSAAHYGIYAFKPRLALSFVDAGVDPYTGTSVWLEAHRQNDFLLRPAQDATAAQRIGALTAAQVLQHLVPLLIILLTFGALAGEREQGTLRQILAAGVARSDLALGKSLGIAGALALLLVPAAALGAAAVVVGSPGPAASAMARGAVLTGIYLAYFAVFVGLSLAVSAWARSARTALVVLLAVWVVNGLVAPRVAVDLSRWIHPTPSAVEFARTLERETAAGVEGIEPPDRAALTERLLAEHGVERVEDLPLNDVGVYLQESEEFGNRIFDRNYGALWDTFERQGLVHETLALAAPLLAVRALSMGLAGTDVEQHRHFATAAEAYRRDVMRQMNGDLAENSRSGDFSYVAGPDLWAEVPPLQYDAPTLGWVLNNRILSLLVLGLWLAGTVLIATATVRRAEVA; encoded by the coding sequence ATGATCAGGCACATCGTTCGCAAGGAGTTCACGGACGTGATTCGGGACGGCCGCTTCCGCTGGTGCGCGGCATTGGTGGGAGCACTTCTCCTGGTTTCGCTGGGGCACGGCTGGGTCCAGGCGCGCCAGGCGCAGCAGGAGCTCGCGGCCGCCCAGGCCACCGCCCGCGACCACTGGGAGTCGCAGGGGGAAAAGAACCCCCACTCGGCGGCCCACTACGGCATCTATGCCTTCAAGCCTCGGCTGGCGCTTTCCTTTGTCGACGCGGGAGTCGATCCCTACACGGGCACGTCGGTGTGGCTGGAGGCGCACCGGCAGAACGACTTCCTCCTGCGCCCGGCCCAGGACGCAACCGCCGCCCAACGCATCGGCGCGCTGACGGCGGCGCAGGTGCTGCAGCACCTGGTGCCGCTGCTCATCATCCTCCTCACCTTCGGAGCGTTGGCCGGCGAGCGGGAACAGGGCACGCTGCGACAGATCCTCGCCGCTGGCGTCGCCCGGTCCGACCTGGCCCTCGGCAAGTCCCTGGGCATCGCCGGCGCGCTGGCGCTGCTGCTGGTCCCGGCGGCCGCCCTGGGCGCGGCGGCGGTTGTCGTTGGCAGCCCTGGTCCGGCCGCGTCCGCGATGGCCCGAGGCGCGGTCCTGACCGGCATCTACCTCGCCTACTTCGCCGTTTTCGTAGGGCTGTCCCTCGCCGTGTCGGCGTGGGCCCGCTCGGCGCGCACCGCACTGGTCGTCCTGCTGGCGGTGTGGGTGGTGAACGGGCTGGTGGCGCCGCGCGTGGCGGTGGACCTGTCCAGGTGGATCCATCCCACGCCGTCCGCCGTCGAGTTCGCCCGAACCCTGGAGCGCGAGACCGCCGCCGGGGTCGAGGGCATCGAGCCTCCGGATCGGGCCGCGTTGACCGAGCGCCTCCTCGCGGAGCACGGCGTGGAACGGGTCGAGGATCTGCCCTTGAACGACGTCGGGGTCTACCTCCAGGAGAGTGAGGAATTCGGGAACCGGATCTTCGACCGCAACTACGGGGCGTTGTGGGACACGTTCGAGCGCCAGGGGCTCGTGCACGAGACGCTCGCCCTGGCGGCGCCCCTGCTCGCGGTCCGCGCGCTGTCGATGGGGCTGGCCGGTACCGACGTCGAGCAGCACCGGCACTTCGCGACCGCCGCGGAGGCATACCGCAGAGACGTGATGCGACAGATGAACGGCGACCTGGCCGAGAACTCCCGTAGCGGAGATTTCTCGTACGTCGCTGGACCCGACCTCTGGGCAGAGGTGCCACCCCTGCAGTACGACGCCCCGACGCTGGGTTGGGTCCTCAACAATCGGATTCTCTCGCTCCTGGTGCTGGGGTTGTGGCTGGCCGGTACGGTGCTGATCGCCACGGCCACCGTGCGACGCGCGGAGGTGGCGTAG
- a CDS encoding ABC transporter ATP-binding protein, whose protein sequence is MSEVVPSDVRSESAAVAPTPVLEARALSKRYGDVEAVAGLDLRVEPSEIYCLLGPNGAGKTTTIHLFLGFIEPTAGSVHVTGLDVAAEPLESKRRLAYIPEQVMLYRNLSGLENLEYFAALGGRGSLAPERLTDILAASGLPRAAVHRRVSEYSKGMRQKVGIAIAAAKEADALLLDEPTSGLDPQASNEFSELLGQLRDRGVAVLMATHDLFRAKETGTRVGIMRHGRLVTEMNTDEIGHADLERIYLEHMHE, encoded by the coding sequence ATGAGTGAAGTCGTGCCGAGCGATGTTCGATCCGAGTCCGCGGCAGTCGCGCCGACACCCGTTCTCGAAGCCCGGGCGCTATCGAAGCGGTATGGCGACGTGGAGGCCGTCGCGGGCCTCGATCTCCGCGTCGAGCCATCGGAAATCTACTGTTTGCTGGGCCCGAACGGGGCCGGCAAGACGACCACGATCCACCTGTTCCTGGGTTTCATCGAGCCGACCGCGGGGAGCGTGCACGTGACGGGTCTTGACGTCGCCGCCGAGCCGCTGGAGTCGAAGCGGCGCCTGGCCTACATCCCCGAGCAGGTGATGCTGTACCGCAACCTCAGCGGCCTGGAGAACCTGGAGTATTTCGCCGCGCTGGGTGGGCGGGGATCGCTGGCCCCGGAGCGACTTACGGACATCCTGGCCGCATCCGGCCTGCCGCGCGCCGCGGTCCATCGCCGCGTGTCCGAGTACTCCAAGGGCATGCGCCAGAAGGTCGGCATCGCCATTGCCGCCGCCAAGGAGGCCGACGCGCTGCTGCTCGACGAGCCGACGTCCGGTCTCGACCCGCAGGCCTCCAACGAGTTCTCGGAGTTGCTCGGGCAGCTCAGGGATCGCGGCGTCGCGGTGCTGATGGCGACCCACGACCTGTTTCGCGCCAAGGAGACCGGCACGCGTGTGGGCATCATGCGGCACGGGCGTCTGGTCACGGAGATGAACACGGACGAGATCGGCCACGCCGATCTCGAGCGCATCTATCTGGAACACATGCACGAGTAG
- a CDS encoding TonB-dependent receptor yields MRAHWRIHVMTRLGMLTTACLLALPLPALGQDAAISGTVADQTGGVLPGVTVEAASPALAGAPRVAVTDGEGRYSLDGLPPGEYTVSFTLSGFQTEQRSGVTVAGSDGATLDAMMQFASFSEDVTVVGSKLDTGRQEFGTSVAYLSAEQIDVQAIFTVEDAFDRTANAFTGTASLGAYSIRGVNNNGITPAFSSANALASVLVNQTALSPTSGDFLKPSLFDASSVEILRGPQSTLQGPNSLIGSVLINYNQPAFDGYAGRVRFEGGGFGTMRTSVMQNIELVDDILAARVTYENRQADGAVTNVVHDVSDVQRTDEQTVRLQLGLRPGADDRTSINLTWLHNDSDSNPFALVAPNPMTGAGLFDRQQNYSRLDEYPFTFDLVNVEATAALTDRVSLTSVTGYSAFDLDQGFDGDLTQFDFLNVDAFVNDTLVSQEVRATYAGDAMDAIVGLFISQGDYGNGFSGAGIFPDGMGGVAPFSSRTDLLEEVNQLAVFGRGEWTMGDRLLATAGLRLNRETRKTDSFADNNGFVSELAGEETFQQLIPSASLSYSITPDTSVGASYARGFQAGGIAFAVFLGQAQSYGEEFTNNYEVFLRHRSADGRITLNANVFSIDWFDQQVPFTPPGGFPQFDQFIANVGESNLQGFEVETEVYISRDLQVFGSLGVTDSTFKDFILDGVDLSGREFPASPGWNASLGVAWQPAAGWFAGSTVNFTDGAYTEIFAPDITRLSPRELLSGRFGYRFSDGWSIYAWGTNLLDDEYELGLFDGRQFGLPGAYGRLGDPRTVGVGIDLDW; encoded by the coding sequence ATGCGTGCACATTGGAGGATTCACGTCATGACGAGACTAGGAATGTTGACCACGGCCTGCCTGCTGGCGCTGCCCCTGCCGGCGCTGGGGCAGGATGCAGCCATCTCCGGCACGGTGGCCGATCAGACCGGAGGCGTCCTGCCGGGCGTGACGGTAGAAGCCGCGAGTCCAGCCCTCGCGGGCGCGCCGCGGGTGGCGGTCACCGACGGTGAAGGACGGTATTCCCTGGACGGGTTGCCGCCCGGCGAATACACGGTCTCCTTCACGTTGTCCGGCTTCCAGACTGAGCAACGGAGCGGTGTTACCGTCGCCGGTTCCGACGGTGCGACCCTGGATGCCATGATGCAGTTCGCCAGCTTCTCCGAGGACGTGACCGTCGTCGGCAGCAAGCTCGATACGGGGCGCCAGGAGTTCGGTACGAGCGTCGCGTACCTCAGCGCCGAACAGATCGACGTCCAGGCCATCTTCACGGTCGAGGACGCCTTCGACCGGACCGCCAACGCGTTCACGGGCACGGCGTCGTTGGGCGCCTACAGCATCCGCGGGGTTAACAACAACGGCATCACTCCAGCCTTCTCCAGCGCCAACGCGCTCGCGTCCGTACTGGTGAACCAGACCGCCCTCAGCCCGACCTCGGGGGACTTTCTGAAGCCGTCGCTCTTCGACGCCAGCTCCGTGGAGATCCTGCGTGGCCCGCAGTCGACGCTGCAGGGACCCAATTCGCTGATCGGCTCGGTCCTGATCAACTACAACCAGCCCGCGTTCGACGGCTACGCGGGACGGGTCCGGTTCGAGGGGGGCGGGTTCGGCACGATGCGGACCTCCGTCATGCAGAACATCGAGCTGGTCGACGACATTCTCGCGGCCCGCGTCACCTACGAGAACCGCCAGGCCGACGGCGCCGTCACCAACGTGGTCCACGACGTCAGTGACGTGCAGCGGACGGACGAGCAGACCGTCCGCCTGCAGCTCGGGCTGCGGCCCGGCGCCGACGATCGGACGTCGATCAACCTGACGTGGCTGCACAACGACTCCGATTCCAATCCGTTCGCCCTGGTCGCGCCCAACCCCATGACCGGCGCCGGCCTGTTCGATCGGCAGCAGAACTACAGCCGCCTCGACGAGTACCCGTTCACCTTCGACCTCGTGAACGTGGAGGCGACTGCCGCGCTCACCGACCGCGTGTCGCTCACTTCGGTGACCGGCTACAGCGCTTTCGATCTCGACCAGGGGTTCGACGGCGACCTGACGCAGTTCGATTTCCTGAACGTCGATGCGTTCGTCAACGACACTCTTGTGAGCCAGGAAGTACGCGCCACGTACGCGGGTGATGCGATGGACGCGATAGTCGGCCTGTTCATCTCGCAGGGCGACTACGGGAACGGCTTCAGCGGGGCCGGCATCTTCCCGGACGGCATGGGCGGCGTCGCACCGTTCAGCTCCAGGACGGACCTGCTCGAGGAGGTCAATCAGCTTGCGGTCTTCGGGCGCGGAGAGTGGACCATGGGCGACCGCCTGCTCGCCACGGCCGGTCTCCGCCTCAACCGCGAGACCCGCAAGACCGACAGCTTCGCAGACAACAACGGCTTCGTCAGCGAACTTGCGGGCGAGGAGACCTTCCAGCAGTTGATTCCGTCGGCGTCGCTCTCGTACAGCATCACGCCCGACACCTCGGTCGGCGCCTCGTACGCCCGGGGCTTCCAGGCCGGCGGCATCGCATTCGCCGTGTTTCTCGGCCAGGCGCAGTCGTACGGCGAGGAGTTCACCAACAACTACGAGGTCTTCCTGCGCCACCGAAGCGCGGACGGACGGATCACGTTGAACGCCAACGTCTTCAGCATCGACTGGTTCGATCAGCAGGTTCCCTTCACTCCACCCGGGGGCTTCCCGCAATTCGATCAGTTCATCGCCAACGTCGGCGAGTCGAATCTCCAGGGTTTCGAGGTGGAGACCGAGGTCTACATCAGCCGCGACCTGCAAGTGTTCGGATCGCTGGGCGTGACCGACTCCACGTTCAAGGACTTCATCCTGGACGGAGTGGATCTTTCCGGCCGGGAGTTCCCGGCCTCGCCCGGGTGGAACGCCTCGCTGGGCGTCGCCTGGCAACCCGCCGCCGGCTGGTTTGCGGGCAGCACCGTCAACTTCACCGATGGCGCCTACACGGAGATCTTCGCGCCCGACATCACGCGGCTGTCGCCCCGAGAACTGCTCTCGGGGCGGTTCGGTTACCGGTTCAGCGATGGCTGGTCGATCTACGCGTGGGGCACCAACCTGCTGGATGACGAGTACGAGTTGGGTCTCTTCGATGGCAGACAGTTCGGCCTGCCCGGCGCCTACGGCCGCCTCGGCGACCCGCGCACGGTCGGCGTCGGCATCGACCTGGACTGGTAG
- a CDS encoding DUF3526 domain-containing protein, with protein sequence MTLRTVLRNEWRLLAADRGLRIVLAVFAVLFVYALANGMAWERFQERTVEAVRAGNTERARALEQELTDIANGGQPSSPFRDPRAPNVLGGARGAHAAVLEPGPLAALAVGQGDLLPYYYDISIYTNESTFQQNGEVENPLNLTVGRFDLAFVTVYLLPLLVLALSFNVLSEEREQGTLALTLSQPVSTRAVVGAKLAFRALLVVGLAAGVSLLGILATGGFASSGRVILWCASVTLYSLFWFALAAWVNGLRRSSAWNATALVGAWLVLVVVLPAAVNIAAGLLHPLPSRVEMITAQREASNDAVNRRSELLARYLEDHPEMAGGVVAEEPGNAALAWAATDAVNGRLEEVTTGYDARRADQLALVGRYRFLSPALLAQEVLVDAAGTGDARFARFELQVRAFAEEWRQFFVPAILADERMTVDVLPEVPTFQFVDEESADVARRATIPLTVLGGLVVLVSAAAGAGLGRVRGAD encoded by the coding sequence GTGACCCTGAGGACCGTCCTGCGGAACGAGTGGCGACTGCTCGCGGCCGATCGGGGGCTGCGGATCGTGCTCGCGGTCTTCGCCGTCCTCTTCGTCTACGCCCTGGCCAACGGCATGGCCTGGGAGCGTTTCCAGGAGCGGACGGTGGAGGCAGTGCGGGCCGGCAACACCGAGCGCGCCCGCGCCCTGGAGCAGGAACTGACCGACATCGCAAACGGAGGGCAGCCGTCCTCGCCCTTTCGCGACCCCCGCGCCCCCAACGTCCTCGGCGGCGCCCGTGGCGCCCACGCGGCGGTTCTGGAGCCCGGCCCCCTGGCCGCCCTCGCGGTCGGCCAGGGCGACCTCCTGCCCTACTACTACGACATCAGCATCTACACCAACGAATCGACCTTCCAGCAAAACGGAGAGGTCGAGAATCCCCTCAACCTCACGGTGGGCCGTTTCGACCTGGCCTTCGTGACGGTGTACCTGCTGCCGCTGCTCGTTCTGGCCCTCAGCTTCAACGTCCTCTCGGAGGAGCGCGAGCAGGGCACGTTGGCCCTGACGCTGTCGCAGCCGGTGTCGACCCGCGCGGTGGTGGGGGCGAAGCTGGCGTTTCGGGCATTACTCGTCGTGGGGCTGGCTGCTGGCGTCTCGCTGCTCGGCATCCTGGCCACGGGGGGCTTCGCATCGTCCGGCCGGGTAATCCTCTGGTGCGCGTCGGTGACCCTGTACTCGCTGTTCTGGTTCGCGCTCGCCGCGTGGGTGAACGGACTGCGGCGGTCCTCCGCCTGGAACGCCACGGCGCTGGTGGGCGCCTGGCTCGTTCTGGTGGTGGTGCTTCCGGCCGCCGTCAACATCGCGGCGGGCCTGCTGCACCCGCTGCCTTCCCGGGTGGAGATGATCACCGCCCAGCGCGAGGCCTCGAACGACGCCGTGAACCGCCGTAGCGAGCTGCTTGCCCGGTACCTGGAAGACCATCCGGAAATGGCGGGCGGCGTGGTGGCCGAAGAACCCGGCAACGCTGCCCTGGCCTGGGCCGCGACGGACGCTGTCAACGGCCGGCTCGAGGAGGTGACTACGGGCTACGATGCGCGCCGCGCCGACCAGCTCGCCCTGGTGGGCCGCTATCGTTTCCTGTCGCCGGCGCTGTTGGCCCAGGAGGTTCTGGTCGACGCCGCGGGGACGGGAGACGCGCGTTTCGCCCGCTTCGAGTTGCAGGTACGTGCCTTCGCCGAGGAGTGGCGGCAGTTCTTCGTGCCGGCAATTCTCGCCGACGAGCGGATGACGGTAGACGTCCTGCCCGAAGTGCCGACGTTTCAGTTCGTGGACGAGGAATCCGCCGACGTCGCCCGCCGTGCGACGATTCCGCTGACGGTCCTGGGTGGACTGGTCGTCCTGGTGAGCGCCGCCGCCGGGGCCGGCCTCGGGAGGGTGAGGGGAGCCGACTGA